From one bacterium genomic stretch:
- a CDS encoding NAD(P)-binding protein: protein MGAGPAGLTAAQALAARGIPVLLAEQGPVIGGWAACYACKAATDCNLCGVCLAARSGRTMQPGTGVTLRVDTQVLRIEGGPGSFAVRLAYRPRGVDISHCTGCGRCADVCPVAAIAQPHPQALPLAYVLDQEACLRARGEDCVICRDACPFGAVLLDDASFEESVQADVVVLATGFAPFPAERKGQFGYGRLPGVITTMDLERGLWQHGPEYLSHLMPGSRRVAFVHCVGSRDLAAGRGWCSQVCCPTALRLAGRMVRELPRLEATLFFMDLQRCAPGIARLFNDLPPEIRLVRGIPADVLSEPGGLLLTFEDVATATRRQELFDLVVLAVGMDSPGAAAGMPAAAEGFLCDLPAGIVAAGAAGGPVSIPEAVGEGLRAAGAALRVLESLP from the coding sequence GTGGGGGCCGGACCCGCCGGTCTGACCGCGGCGCAGGCCCTGGCCGCCAGGGGGATTCCTGTGCTGCTGGCCGAACAAGGGCCGGTGATCGGCGGATGGGCGGCCTGCTATGCCTGCAAGGCAGCAACCGACTGTAACCTGTGCGGGGTTTGCCTGGCAGCCCGGTCCGGCCGGACGATGCAACCCGGCACCGGCGTAACGCTGCGGGTGGACACGCAGGTTCTGAGGATCGAAGGTGGGCCGGGCAGCTTCGCCGTTCGCCTGGCCTACCGGCCACGGGGCGTGGACATATCGCACTGTACCGGGTGCGGCCGGTGTGCCGATGTGTGTCCGGTTGCCGCGATTGCCCAGCCCCACCCCCAGGCGCTGCCCCTGGCCTACGTTCTGGACCAGGAGGCGTGCCTGCGCGCCCGGGGCGAGGACTGCGTGATCTGCCGTGATGCGTGCCCATTTGGTGCAGTCCTCTTGGATGACGCCTCGTTCGAGGAGTCGGTGCAGGCGGATGTGGTGGTCCTAGCCACCGGATTTGCGCCGTTTCCGGCGGAGCGCAAGGGCCAGTTCGGCTACGGTCGCCTTCCGGGTGTAATTACCACCATGGATCTCGAGAGGGGCCTGTGGCAGCATGGACCGGAATACCTGTCGCATCTGATGCCCGGCAGCCGGCGGGTGGCGTTCGTGCACTGTGTCGGCTCCCGGGACCTGGCCGCCGGCAGGGGCTGGTGCTCGCAGGTCTGCTGCCCCACCGCGTTGCGCCTGGCCGGCCGCATGGTACGCGAACTCCCGCGTCTGGAGGCCACCCTCTTCTTCATGGACCTGCAGCGGTGCGCTCCAGGGATCGCGCGCCTTTTCAACGACCTGCCGCCGGAGATCCGTCTGGTGCGCGGCATCCCTGCGGATGTGCTTTCGGAGCCCGGGGGGCTGCTTCTGACGTTCGAGGACGTCGCCACGGCCACCAGACGCCAGGAGCTCTTCGACCTGGTGGTGCTGGCGGTCGGCATGGATTCGCCCGGCGCAGCCGCCGGCATGCCGGCGGCCGCTGAAGGCTTCCTATGCGACCTCCCGGCGGGGATTGTGGCGGCGGGCGCCGCTGGAGGCCCGGTCAGCATCCCAGAGGCAGTGGGGGAGGGTCTGAGGGCCGCGGGTGCCGCCCTGCGGGTCCTGGAGAGCCTGCCATGA
- a CDS encoding folylpolyglutamate synthase/dihydrofolate synthase family protein codes for MNNEESLAYLNGLIAGRPSQPAPYLPIKMDRMRHLCGLLGNPEGRFPAVLVAGTKGKGSTAAMIASMVQSAGYRVGLYTKPHLVDFRERMRINWELISPEELSLLVGEARDAVVRGEGGPGWPPTYFEVSAAVAFMYFARGAVDLAVVEVGIGGRLDATNVVNPVVSVIATVGYDHTDLLGNSLRRIAEEDTGIIRPAGRVVTVPQPAVASEVIEAAAVSKGATLIRVGREIRYRTLRSGLGGIRVTVCGQRRSYRDLAVPLLGRHQSLNAATAIGAVEALEAAGFAVPEAAVRAGLAGLRWPARIEVVRQCCPTLIVDVAHNAVSFQALRNVLDEVFPGRRIALVIGVLGNKDLAGIARIIAPRASVVVATRADDDRALPPAEVAIAFCPWVTDIRIVEDPVDALEFALEAASPEDVVCVTGSFHVAGPVLAHLAAAPALQAR; via the coding sequence ATGAACAACGAGGAGTCGCTCGCCTACCTCAACGGGCTGATCGCCGGCCGGCCTTCTCAACCGGCGCCGTATTTGCCCATCAAGATGGACCGCATGCGGCATCTCTGCGGTCTGCTCGGCAACCCCGAGGGGAGATTCCCGGCGGTGCTTGTCGCGGGGACGAAGGGCAAGGGATCCACCGCGGCGATGATCGCCTCGATGGTGCAATCCGCCGGCTACCGGGTGGGTCTCTACACCAAGCCGCACCTTGTGGACTTTCGCGAGCGGATGCGAATCAACTGGGAGCTGATCTCGCCGGAGGAACTGTCCCTACTTGTGGGCGAGGCGCGCGATGCGGTCGTCCGGGGAGAGGGCGGGCCGGGCTGGCCCCCGACCTACTTTGAGGTTTCGGCCGCGGTCGCGTTCATGTACTTCGCCCGAGGGGCGGTGGATCTCGCCGTCGTAGAGGTCGGCATAGGGGGGCGCCTAGATGCCACCAACGTGGTGAATCCGGTCGTCTCGGTCATCGCCACCGTGGGGTACGACCACACCGACCTGCTGGGCAACAGCCTTCGGCGCATCGCGGAGGAAGACACCGGCATCATCCGGCCGGCCGGTAGGGTTGTCACCGTGCCCCAGCCGGCAGTGGCATCCGAGGTGATCGAGGCGGCAGCGGTATCCAAGGGTGCCACGCTGATCCGGGTGGGCCGTGAGATTCGCTACCGGACGCTGCGGTCCGGCCTGGGAGGGATCCGCGTCACCGTGTGCGGGCAACGGCGCTCTTACAGGGACCTGGCGGTGCCCCTGCTGGGGCGGCATCAGTCCCTCAACGCCGCTACCGCCATCGGCGCGGTTGAGGCGCTGGAAGCCGCGGGGTTTGCGGTGCCTGAGGCGGCGGTGCGCGCAGGCCTTGCCGGCCTGCGCTGGCCTGCCCGGATCGAGGTGGTTCGTCAATGCTGCCCCACCCTGATCGTGGACGTGGCCCACAACGCCGTCTCGTTCCAGGCGCTGCGCAACGTGCTGGACGAGGTCTTCCCCGGGCGCCGCATCGCGTTGGTGATCGGGGTGCTGGGCAACAAGGACCTGGCTGGCATCGCCCGCATCATCGCCCCCCGGGCCTCGGTTGTCGTTGCGACCAGGGCCGACGACGACCGTGCGCTGCCGCCGGCCGAGGTGGCGATCGCGTTCTGTCCGTGGGTTACCGACATCCGCATCGTCGAGGACCCGGTGGATGCTCTCGAGTTTGCGCTCGAGGCCGCCTCCCCTGAGGACGTTGTCTGCGTGACTGGCTCGTTCCATGTGGCCGGCCCGGTGCTCGCCCACCTGGCTGCCGCTCCTGCGCTCCAGGCGAGATAG
- a CDS encoding AAA family ATPase, with protein MPFVVAVAGKGGTGKTTMAGLIVRSLRRLGKTPILAVDADPNTNLDAALGLRPDRAISDVLQETRGMRDVPDNLPRATYLEYHLEDCLAEGQGVDLIVMGRPEGAGCYCAANHLLRDHLDRLMGSYPFVVMDNEAGMEHISRRTTRDVGLLLIVSDPSMAGIKAARRIQDLVRGLSVSVGEIALVVNRASAVPAAVDRVFGEDGIRVAGVVPEDPLVAAYELEGRSLLDLPDDSPAARAVTEILTSVGPLAAVRA; from the coding sequence ATGCCGTTTGTGGTGGCGGTGGCCGGCAAGGGTGGAACGGGTAAGACCACCATGGCCGGGCTCATCGTTCGTTCCCTGCGGCGTCTGGGGAAGACTCCTATCCTGGCCGTGGACGCGGATCCCAACACGAACCTGGACGCGGCGTTGGGGCTGCGGCCGGACCGGGCCATATCCGACGTCCTGCAGGAGACGCGGGGAATGCGCGACGTGCCCGACAACCTCCCGCGGGCGACGTATCTGGAATACCACCTAGAGGACTGCCTGGCCGAGGGTCAGGGCGTTGACCTGATCGTAATGGGTAGGCCGGAAGGAGCAGGCTGCTACTGCGCGGCCAACCACCTGCTGCGCGATCACCTTGACCGCCTGATGGGCAGCTACCCATTCGTTGTGATGGACAACGAAGCAGGAATGGAGCATATCAGCCGGCGGACCACGCGCGACGTCGGGCTGCTGCTGATCGTGAGCGACCCCAGCATGGCAGGGATCAAGGCGGCGCGGCGGATTCAGGACCTCGTGCGGGGACTTAGCGTTTCAGTCGGGGAGATCGCGTTGGTGGTCAACCGGGCGTCCGCTGTGCCCGCGGCCGTGGATCGCGTCTTCGGCGAGGACGGGATACGCGTGGCCGGGGTGGTGCCCGAGGATCCGCTGGTGGCCGCCTACGAACTGGAAGGACGGTCCCTGCTGGACCTTCCCGACGACTCCCCGGCGGCGCGCGCGGTGACGGAGATCCTGACGTCGGTGGGGCCGCTGGCGGCGGTGCGGGCGTGA
- a CDS encoding formate--tetrahydrofolate ligase has product MSSKIKSDLEIAQEAKLLPVLEIAGRLGLTEDDLDMYGKYKAKIHLDVMERLADRPSGKYIMVTAITPTPLGEGKTTTAVGLGMALNKLGHKTINALRQPSMGPTFGIKGGAAGGGHSQAIPMEDFNLHFTGDIHAVGVAHNLLAAMIDNHIMQGNDLKIDPYSITWPRVMDISDRALRHIVIGLGTKDDGRPRATGFDITVASEVMAILALASDMRDLRARLSRIVIGTNEEGNPVTAEDLKAAGAMAVLLKDAMMPTLIQTLENTPVIVHAGPFANIAHGNNSIVADKIAVKLADYVVTESGFGADIGAEKMLNVKCRYSGLKLDAAVVVATIRALKMHGGVGRVVPGRPLPPELVSENVEAVTRGCENLQKHIENMRLHGLPVVVAINLFPTDTEREIAAVREASLAAGAVDAVTSDHHARGGEGALELAKAVVKATGQPSHMQFLYPLEMPIREKIETIATKIYGADGVDFEPAAEAKIKLYTKFGYDKLPICMAKSHLSLSDNPALKNRPRGFRVTVRDIRASVGAGFLYPLCGQMRTMPGLPKAPAATKVDIDPKTGKVVGLF; this is encoded by the coding sequence ATGAGCAGCAAGATCAAGAGCGACCTCGAGATTGCCCAGGAGGCCAAGCTCCTGCCAGTGTTGGAGATCGCCGGGCGCCTTGGACTGACCGAGGACGACCTCGACATGTACGGGAAGTACAAGGCCAAGATCCACCTCGACGTGATGGAACGCCTGGCCGACCGGCCCAGCGGCAAGTACATCATGGTTACCGCCATCACCCCGACTCCGCTGGGCGAGGGGAAGACGACGACCGCGGTCGGTCTGGGGATGGCCCTGAACAAGCTGGGCCACAAGACCATCAACGCCCTCCGACAGCCCTCGATGGGGCCCACCTTCGGCATCAAGGGCGGCGCCGCCGGTGGCGGCCACTCGCAGGCGATTCCTATGGAGGACTTCAACCTGCACTTCACCGGCGACATCCACGCGGTCGGCGTCGCCCACAACCTGCTGGCGGCGATGATTGACAATCACATCATGCAGGGCAACGATCTCAAGATTGACCCGTACTCGATCACCTGGCCGCGGGTGATGGACATCAGCGACCGGGCGCTGCGCCACATCGTCATCGGCCTGGGCACCAAGGACGACGGCCGGCCCCGCGCGACCGGGTTCGACATCACCGTGGCCTCCGAGGTCATGGCGATCCTGGCGCTGGCCAGCGACATGCGCGATCTGCGGGCCCGCCTGAGCCGGATCGTCATTGGAACCAACGAAGAAGGCAACCCGGTGACGGCCGAGGACCTCAAGGCAGCCGGCGCCATGGCGGTGCTGCTCAAGGACGCCATGATGCCGACGTTGATCCAGACCTTGGAGAACACGCCGGTCATCGTCCACGCCGGGCCGTTCGCCAACATCGCCCACGGCAATAACTCAATCGTGGCGGACAAGATCGCCGTCAAGCTGGCCGACTACGTGGTCACGGAGAGCGGGTTCGGGGCGGATATCGGCGCCGAGAAGATGCTCAACGTCAAGTGCCGGTACTCGGGTCTCAAGTTGGACGCGGCCGTGGTGGTGGCGACCATCCGGGCTCTGAAGATGCACGGAGGCGTGGGCCGCGTTGTCCCCGGCCGGCCGCTTCCGCCCGAGCTGGTCAGCGAGAATGTCGAGGCGGTCACACGCGGGTGTGAGAACCTCCAGAAGCACATCGAGAACATGCGGCTGCACGGCCTGCCGGTGGTCGTGGCCATCAACCTGTTCCCCACCGACACCGAGCGCGAGATCGCCGCCGTCCGCGAGGCCTCTCTGGCCGCCGGCGCTGTGGACGCCGTTACCAGCGATCACCACGCCCGGGGCGGCGAAGGCGCGCTGGAGCTGGCCAAGGCAGTGGTGAAGGCCACCGGGCAGCCCAGCCACATGCAGTTCCTCTACCCGCTGGAGATGCCGATCCGCGAGAAGATCGAGACCATCGCCACCAAGATCTACGGTGCCGACGGGGTGGACTTCGAACCGGCCGCGGAGGCCAAGATCAAGCTTTACACCAAGTTTGGCTACGACAAGCTGCCCATCTGCATGGCCAAGTCGCACCTATCGCTCTCGGACAACCCGGCACTCAAGAACCGGCCCCGGGGCTTCCGTGTGACGGTGCGAGACATCCGTGCCTCGGTAGGCGCCGGATTCCTCTATCCGTTGTGCGGACAGATGCGCACCATGCCCGGACTGCCCAAGGCCCCGGCGGCCACCAAGGTGGACATAGACCCGAAGACGGGGAAGGTGGTGGGGCTGTTCTAA
- a CDS encoding DUF3786 domain-containing protein → MSVYRGTYDGLRTKIGAHALDLLAARSGATVLGQNRIGLRCVGRDYTVAYPEGVVLDADGQPAEVSVAILLLLYLLESTGSPHEGLWISFEQLPGGPGYLASFRGRVAAPILKVFGQEPSLLLEAGRSLDGEPLDQGDVSVCIPALPRVPVAYLMWKGDEEFAPTVSVVFDASVRGYLDAEVVTALAELTTRRLVAAANRIRKEG, encoded by the coding sequence GTGAGCGTCTATCGGGGAACCTACGACGGGCTGCGCACGAAGATCGGCGCGCACGCTCTAGATCTGCTCGCAGCCCGCAGCGGCGCGACAGTGCTCGGTCAGAACCGGATCGGGCTGCGCTGCGTCGGGCGCGACTACACGGTTGCGTACCCGGAGGGGGTGGTACTGGACGCCGATGGCCAGCCCGCCGAGGTGAGCGTGGCCATCCTGCTGCTGCTCTACCTGCTGGAGTCCACCGGAAGTCCTCACGAAGGCCTCTGGATCTCGTTCGAGCAGCTTCCCGGCGGTCCGGGATACCTGGCCTCGTTTCGCGGCCGGGTCGCCGCACCGATCCTGAAGGTCTTCGGTCAGGAGCCGTCGCTTCTGCTAGAGGCAGGTAGATCTCTGGATGGCGAGCCGCTAGACCAGGGCGACGTCTCGGTGTGCATCCCGGCACTCCCGCGGGTTCCGGTGGCCTACCTGATGTGGAAAGGCGATGAGGAGTTCGCGCCTACTGTCTCGGTGGTGTTCGACGCCTCGGTTCGGGGATACCTGGATGCCGAGGTGGTCACCGCGCTGGCAGAGCTTACGACCCGGCGGCTGGTGGCCGCCGCCAATCGCATACGCAAGGAGGGGTGA
- the cdhD gene encoding CO dehydrogenase/acetyl-CoA synthase subunit delta yields the protein MTVELVRETWPGKIFAVTIGATASEGGTRARTVTVGGHAALPFLPGDAPSPNRPVVAMEVMDAVPQDWPEALKEQLGDVMGSPADWARKCVEAYGAELICLRLNSPHPDWMDASPDAAVATVRSVLEAVPVPLIILGCGHADKDNEVWPRVTEATKGERCLIGVATPENYKTLVVSCLADGHSVLAESPIDVNIQKQLSILITEMGISPGRIVLHPGNASLGYGMEYEYSIMERIRIAGLQGDKMLAQPMLTLSAEESWKAKEAKLPEAAQPVWGSESRRGPAWEAITATSFLHAGADILVMMHPEAAAAARRAIADLSAAVATA from the coding sequence GTGACCGTTGAGTTGGTGCGAGAAACCTGGCCCGGCAAGATCTTCGCCGTCACAATCGGCGCCACGGCCTCGGAGGGTGGAACGCGCGCCCGCACCGTGACCGTGGGTGGGCACGCCGCGCTGCCGTTCCTTCCGGGGGATGCTCCCAGCCCCAACCGCCCCGTGGTGGCGATGGAGGTCATGGACGCGGTGCCCCAGGACTGGCCCGAGGCACTCAAGGAGCAACTGGGTGACGTAATGGGCTCGCCCGCGGATTGGGCGCGCAAGTGCGTCGAGGCCTACGGGGCGGAACTGATCTGCCTGCGCCTCAACAGCCCTCATCCCGACTGGATGGACGCCTCGCCGGACGCGGCGGTCGCCACCGTGCGATCGGTACTGGAAGCCGTGCCCGTGCCGCTGATCATCCTGGGCTGCGGTCACGCCGACAAGGACAACGAGGTCTGGCCGCGCGTCACGGAGGCAACCAAGGGAGAGCGTTGCCTGATCGGCGTGGCAACCCCTGAGAACTACAAGACGCTTGTGGTCTCCTGCCTGGCAGACGGACACTCGGTCTTGGCCGAATCGCCGATTGACGTCAACATTCAGAAGCAGCTCAGCATCCTCATCACGGAGATGGGAATCTCCCCCGGTCGGATCGTGCTTCATCCAGGGAACGCATCGCTGGGCTACGGCATGGAGTACGAGTACTCGATCATGGAGCGGATCCGCATAGCCGGCCTGCAGGGCGACAAGATGCTGGCACAGCCGATGCTTACCCTCTCGGCCGAGGAATCCTGGAAGGCCAAGGAGGCGAAGCTGCCCGAGGCCGCGCAGCCGGTGTGGGGTTCGGAGTCGCGGCGCGGGCCGGCCTGGGAGGCGATCACCGCAACCTCCTTCCTGCACGCCGGGGCCGACATCCTGGTTATGATGCATCCTGAGGCGGCGGCTGCCGCCAGGCGGGCGATCGCCGACCTGAGCGCGGCCGTGGCCACCGCATAG
- a CDS encoding methylenetetrahydrofolate reductase C-terminal domain-containing protein — MIVAEQKPLEAVLKMMAPYQRVLVVGCASCVSVCLAGGEREVAVLSSLARLARGTHGASIEIAEATVHRQCDQEFLLPLASQVEAAEAVFSLGCGCGVQLMAETFPHRRVFPLLDTKFMGITLQPGVWAERCRGCGDCVLDRTGGICPIARCSKGLLNGPCGGYRDGKCEVDAAVDCAWLLIFNRLQALGEMETLRAIMEPKDWSEAAVGRPRQVVREDVRTPIEEVTA, encoded by the coding sequence ATGATCGTAGCCGAGCAGAAGCCCCTGGAGGCCGTTCTCAAGATGATGGCGCCGTACCAGCGGGTGCTGGTGGTCGGTTGCGCGAGCTGTGTGTCGGTATGCCTCGCCGGCGGAGAGCGTGAGGTGGCCGTCCTCAGCTCGCTGGCACGGCTGGCCCGCGGCACGCACGGTGCGTCCATCGAGATAGCCGAGGCCACCGTGCACCGTCAGTGCGACCAGGAGTTCCTCCTGCCGCTGGCCTCCCAGGTGGAAGCGGCCGAGGCGGTCTTCTCGCTGGGGTGCGGGTGTGGGGTGCAGTTGATGGCGGAGACATTCCCCCACCGCCGCGTGTTCCCGCTGCTGGACACCAAGTTCATGGGGATCACCCTCCAGCCCGGGGTGTGGGCCGAGCGGTGCCGCGGGTGCGGCGATTGCGTCCTCGACCGCACCGGCGGCATCTGCCCGATCGCGCGCTGCTCGAAGGGGTTGCTCAATGGGCCCTGCGGAGGATACCGCGACGGGAAGTGCGAGGTGGATGCCGCCGTGGACTGCGCGTGGCTGCTCATCTTCAACCGACTTCAGGCATTGGGGGAGATGGAGACCCTCCGCGCCATAATGGAACCCAAGGACTGGTCGGAAGCCGCGGTCGGCAGGCCGCGGCAGGTCGTGCGAGAGGACGTAAGAACACCCATCGAGGAGGTAACCGCATGA
- a CDS encoding dihydropteroate synthase: MFIIGERINGMFRSVARAIRERDAAAIADLARRQVSAGASALDLNTGPTGDDPAEVMTWLVQTVQDAVDVPLSLDSPKPAVIAAGLRACRGYAVINSTTGAAEKLDALLPLAVEFNAGLIGLTIDERGIPRNADARAEIALTIVARAMEAGLPTDRLYLDPIVLPVSAAQAQGPEALGAIPAFLSLCEPRPHIMVGLSNVSQGAPNRGLINRTFLAMAMAMGLDGAILDPLDQELMDALRTASVLLNREIYCDNYLQVRTA, encoded by the coding sequence ATGTTCATTATTGGCGAGCGTATCAATGGAATGTTCCGGTCGGTAGCCCGCGCGATACGGGAGCGTGATGCGGCCGCGATAGCCGATCTGGCCAGGAGGCAGGTGAGCGCCGGGGCCAGCGCCCTGGACCTCAACACCGGTCCGACCGGGGACGACCCGGCCGAGGTGATGACCTGGTTGGTGCAGACCGTCCAGGACGCGGTGGACGTGCCGCTGTCCCTGGATAGCCCCAAGCCGGCGGTGATCGCCGCGGGGCTGCGCGCCTGCCGGGGCTACGCGGTAATCAACTCCACGACGGGCGCCGCGGAGAAGCTCGACGCACTGCTTCCGCTGGCGGTGGAGTTCAACGCTGGGTTGATTGGGCTGACCATTGACGAGCGCGGCATCCCGCGCAACGCCGATGCGCGGGCCGAGATCGCACTGACGATCGTAGCCCGCGCCATGGAGGCCGGCCTGCCTACCGACCGGCTGTACCTTGATCCCATCGTGCTGCCGGTAAGCGCCGCGCAGGCGCAGGGGCCCGAGGCTCTGGGGGCAATCCCGGCGTTCCTTTCCCTATGCGAGCCCAGGCCGCACATCATGGTGGGGTTGAGCAACGTCTCCCAGGGTGCGCCCAACCGCGGGCTGATCAACCGCACGTTTCTGGCGATGGCCATGGCCATGGGTCTGGACGGAGCCATCCTGGATCCGTTGGACCAGGAGCTGATGGACGCGTTGCGGACGGCCAGCGTGCTCCTCAATAGAGAGATCTACTGCGACAACTACCTTCAAGTGAGGACGGCCTAG